One Endozoicomonas gorgoniicola DNA window includes the following coding sequences:
- a CDS encoding ISL3 family transposase has product MRDKQLYSQILGIESPWFVSEVELSLQDQQVRVFIEHNGKKACKCSVCDKPCSGYDHITQKWRHLDTCQFQTILVARVPRTQCPEHKVLAINVPWAESDSRYTALFEALVIDWLKEATTKAVARQMKLGWNAIDGIQQRAVKRGLARRDAKPPKRIAVDETSFQKHHEYVTVVTDHDQGVVIHVSDDRKSDSLNEYFDTLPYDHKEGIECVTMDMSKAYIKSVSENVPDADQKIAFDKFHVAQSLGKAVNKVRIEENKALVNQGVELLKGTRYDWLTNPENMSEEQWDNFEPLRNSTLKTARAWAIRQMAMSLWNYKSRAWAIKAWKRWLCWAQRCRLEPIKEVARTVKEHLWGIINAIVLEANNGRAEGVNSKIQSLKNRACGFRNRERYKTAIYFHLGGLDLYPTGVHR; this is encoded by the coding sequence ATGCGTGATAAGCAACTCTATTCTCAAATACTGGGTATTGAGTCTCCTTGGTTCGTTTCTGAAGTTGAATTGTCATTACAGGATCAACAGGTTCGGGTATTCATTGAACACAATGGTAAAAAGGCCTGCAAATGCAGTGTTTGCGATAAGCCCTGCTCTGGCTACGACCACATCACTCAGAAGTGGCGTCATCTGGATACCTGTCAGTTTCAGACTATTCTAGTTGCCAGGGTTCCACGGACCCAGTGCCCTGAGCATAAGGTGTTAGCCATCAATGTGCCCTGGGCTGAATCTGACTCTCGATATACAGCTCTGTTTGAAGCCCTTGTTATTGACTGGCTAAAGGAGGCAACTACGAAGGCAGTTGCACGACAAATGAAGCTTGGTTGGAATGCCATAGACGGTATTCAGCAGCGTGCAGTGAAGAGAGGACTGGCTCGTCGTGATGCTAAGCCACCAAAACGAATCGCTGTTGATGAAACCTCATTTCAAAAGCATCATGAATACGTCACAGTGGTCACTGACCACGACCAAGGCGTTGTTATTCACGTTTCTGATGACCGTAAAAGTGACAGTCTCAACGAGTACTTTGACACACTGCCCTATGACCATAAAGAGGGGATCGAATGCGTGACGATGGACATGTCCAAGGCTTACATCAAGTCAGTCAGTGAGAATGTTCCAGACGCAGATCAGAAGATTGCATTTGATAAGTTTCACGTTGCTCAGTCTCTGGGTAAAGCTGTCAACAAGGTTCGGATAGAAGAGAACAAAGCCCTTGTAAACCAAGGTGTAGAGCTGCTTAAGGGGACTCGCTACGACTGGCTGACTAACCCTGAAAACATGTCTGAAGAGCAGTGGGATAACTTCGAACCACTGAGAAACTCGACACTTAAAACAGCTCGCGCCTGGGCCATCCGGCAAATGGCAATGAGCTTATGGAATTACAAGTCCAGAGCTTGGGCAATCAAGGCCTGGAAGAGGTGGCTATGCTGGGCGCAGAGATGTCGGCTTGAGCCCATAAAAGAAGTTGCCAGAACGGTCAAAGAGCACTTGTGGGGTATCATCAACGCTATTGTCCTTGAGGCTAATAACGGTCGAGCAGAGGGAGTGAACAGCAAGATTCAGAGTTTGAAGAATCGGGCTTGTGGCTTTCGAAACCGTGAAAGATATAAGACAGCGATCTACTTTCATCTTGGAGGCTTGGACTTGTACCCCACTGGCGTACATCGTTGA
- a CDS encoding molybdopterin dinucleotide binding domain-containing protein, translating into MAYKAFREDPEANPLDTPSGKIEIYSERLAEIAASWVLKEDDIIKPLPEYAPSWEGHESALTEKYPLQLFGFHYKARTHSTYGNVALLADACRQEVWVNPIDAEQRSIKDGDMLKVWNDRGELRIPAKVTERILPGVIAMGQGAWYKPDRKGVDHGACINTLTTQRPSPLAKGNPQHSNLVEIAKV; encoded by the coding sequence GTGGCTTATAAAGCGTTTCGTGAAGATCCGGAGGCTAACCCTCTGGATACACCTTCTGGCAAGATTGAAATCTATTCCGAACGTCTGGCTGAGATTGCTGCCAGCTGGGTACTGAAAGAAGACGACATTATTAAGCCATTGCCTGAATACGCACCTTCATGGGAAGGGCACGAATCAGCATTGACTGAAAAATACCCTCTGCAGCTGTTTGGCTTTCACTATAAAGCCCGTACTCACTCAACTTACGGGAATGTAGCGCTTCTGGCCGATGCCTGTCGACAGGAGGTCTGGGTTAATCCAATTGATGCAGAACAACGGAGTATCAAGGACGGTGACATGCTCAAAGTCTGGAATGACCGTGGTGAACTGCGAATTCCGGCAAAAGTGACTGAACGAATTCTGCCCGGCGTCATCGCTATGGGGCAGGGAGCCTGGTATAAGCCGGACCGTAAAGGTGTCGATCACGGTGCCTGTATCAATACTCTGACCACACAACGCCCATCGCCATTGGCAAAAGGCAACCCACAGCACAGTAATCTGGTAGAGATCGCCAAGGTATAA
- a CDS encoding DMSO/selenate family reductase complex B subunit, whose translation MTQYGFYIDTARCTGCKTCKLSCKDDNDLDTGVNWRRIYEYGGGRWLQDEDGSWEQNIFAHYVSISCNHCSEPACAKACPTGAMHKRGQDGLVVVNGDVCVGCRYCEMACPYGAPQFDPQKKVMTKCDGCFDRVEQGKKPICVDSCPLRAIEFGPIEELRTRYGDRADIAPLPEASLTRPNLVIRASKNTRPSGDISGRILNVREI comes from the coding sequence ATGACTCAATACGGATTTTATATTGATACTGCCCGCTGTACCGGGTGTAAAACCTGCAAACTGTCGTGTAAAGACGATAACGATCTTGATACCGGTGTGAACTGGCGTCGTATTTATGAATACGGCGGTGGTCGCTGGCTGCAGGATGAAGACGGTTCCTGGGAGCAAAACATTTTTGCTCACTATGTCTCCATCAGCTGCAACCACTGCTCAGAGCCTGCCTGTGCCAAAGCTTGCCCAACTGGAGCCATGCACAAAAGGGGACAAGATGGTTTAGTCGTGGTAAACGGCGACGTTTGTGTTGGCTGTCGTTACTGTGAAATGGCTTGCCCTTATGGCGCTCCACAGTTTGATCCGCAGAAAAAGGTCATGACGAAGTGTGACGGCTGCTTCGACAGGGTCGAACAGGGCAAAAAGCCCATTTGCGTAGATTCCTGCCCACTGCGTGCCATTGAATTCGGACCGATTGAAGAACTGCGCACCCGCTATGGCGACAGGGCAGACATTGCTCCACTGCCGGAAGCGTCCCTGACCCGACCTAATCTGGTCATTCGTGCCTCTAAAAATACACGCCCGTCCGGTGACATATCCGGGCGGATTCTGAACGTACGGGAGATTTAA
- a CDS encoding dimethyl sulfoxide reductase anchor subunit family protein, protein MDQLSLVFFTVLAQVAVGIFISLGLFDLLAKPDAKTLNKSFIAVWVILGVAALASMTHLAQPLRMFNVLAGVRHGSPLSLEIVALALFGGTGVAFTAMRLFNIARPLQKWLMVVAMILGVVLIRAIANVYTLATVPSWNSGWTTFQFLMTAAIAGSVGAAALLRLESGTLGSVQAAADKALATTGCILLTVAMAGYAGYLFWLGQLPLPVNVFMVSDSHLSLLIARVALLTAGVLAWAVSAMRGSNQNMVVATTSLVMVVSAELLGRIFFYDVMISAGAGM, encoded by the coding sequence ATGGATCAGTTATCTCTGGTATTTTTCACCGTACTGGCGCAGGTCGCCGTTGGTATTTTTATTTCGCTGGGTCTGTTTGACCTGCTGGCAAAACCGGATGCCAAAACACTGAACAAGTCGTTTATTGCGGTCTGGGTTATTCTGGGCGTTGCCGCTTTAGCCTCCATGACCCACCTGGCTCAGCCATTGCGAATGTTCAATGTTCTGGCTGGTGTCAGGCATGGCTCGCCACTGAGTCTGGAAATAGTGGCCCTGGCACTGTTTGGCGGTACAGGTGTGGCTTTCACCGCCATGCGCCTGTTTAACATTGCCCGACCTCTGCAGAAATGGCTGATGGTGGTTGCAATGATTCTCGGTGTTGTACTGATCAGAGCGATTGCCAATGTTTACACACTGGCAACAGTACCCTCCTGGAACTCTGGATGGACGACCTTTCAGTTCCTGATGACCGCTGCAATCGCTGGTTCGGTGGGCGCTGCAGCCCTGCTACGTCTGGAATCCGGCACTCTGGGCAGTGTTCAGGCAGCCGCAGACAAAGCTCTGGCAACAACGGGTTGTATTCTGCTGACCGTTGCAATGGCAGGCTACGCCGGTTATCTGTTCTGGCTGGGTCAACTGCCTCTTCCAGTGAATGTCTTTATGGTGTCTGACTCTCACCTGAGCCTGCTGATCGCCCGTGTTGCCCTGCTGACCGCTGGTGTACTGGCCTGGGCTGTTTCGGCAATGCGTGGCTCTAACCAAAACATGGTTGTTGCCACTACGTCTCTGGTTATGGTGGTTTCTGCTGAACTGCTCGGGCGTATCTTCTTTTACGATGTCATGATCAGTGCAGGAGCAGGGATGTAA
- a CDS encoding LabA-like NYN domain-containing protein has protein sequence METVVLLVDVQNIYYTTRSFYQCNFDYNAFWAEATQGRKVIKAIAYAIDRGDEKQRQFQRILRAIGFEVKLKPFIQRSDGSAKGDWDVGITLDAIEYGAQADRLILASGDGDFDLVVKKLQDRFETSVDVFGVPALTAGSLIDAATNFIPIDEKLLLSPVSRQR, from the coding sequence ATGGAAACTGTTGTACTGCTGGTTGATGTGCAAAATATTTACTACACCACCAGAAGTTTTTATCAGTGCAATTTTGATTACAACGCTTTCTGGGCTGAAGCCACTCAGGGGCGCAAGGTTATCAAGGCTATTGCCTATGCCATTGACCGTGGGGATGAAAAACAGCGACAGTTTCAGAGAATCCTGAGAGCCATTGGCTTTGAGGTGAAGCTGAAACCGTTTATTCAGCGCAGTGATGGTTCCGCCAAAGGAGACTGGGATGTTGGCATCACGCTGGATGCCATTGAATATGGCGCACAGGCTGACAGACTGATTCTGGCCTCAGGTGATGGCGACTTCGACCTGGTTGTTAAAAAGTTACAGGATCGTTTTGAAACCAGTGTAGATGTTTTCGGGGTGCCGGCTTTAACAGCAGGCTCTCTGATCGATGCAGCCACAAATTTTATTCCGATTGATGAAAAACTGCTGCTGTCTCCAGTGTCGCGTCAACGCTGA
- a CDS encoding AbgT family transporter, whose product MSTAVNAMANNKQKGALQRFLDIIERGGNALPHPIIMFFYFAAGTVALSAVLNMLGVSVTYNAMDRATGELMPTTVTIQSLLTADGIRFMFTNAIRAFTGHAALGTILVAMLGVGVAESSGLISAMLKRVVLATPKRLITPILVFAGIMSNVASDAGYVVLVPLGAIVFMSFGRHPLAGIAAAFAGVSGGFSANLVIGSIDPLLGGITTEAARILDPTYMVTPVANYYFMFVSTFLITILGTFVTDKIVEPRLGQYNGEMTKQADQMTPEELKGLKRAKWAFLTLAGIVAALVLPESAPLRDPATGAILGNSPFMQSIIVVLTAAFLIPGIAYGYGAKTITSPDDVVKGLVKAMSSMGSVLVIIFVSAQFVSYFAYSNLGIVAAVSGADMLHGIGFTGIPLAVAMVVLAAVTNLFMGGASSKWLIMAPVFIPMFMQLGFSPEYTQVAYRIGDSTTNIITPLMTYFPIIASFAARYEEKNGPKIGIGTMISMMMPYTFFFLGGWIVMFIIWSVLNLPLSPGAAMML is encoded by the coding sequence ATGAGTACAGCGGTCAACGCAATGGCCAACAATAAACAGAAAGGCGCACTTCAGCGTTTTCTGGATATTATCGAGCGAGGCGGTAATGCCCTGCCTCACCCGATCATCATGTTCTTCTACTTTGCGGCAGGCACCGTTGCCCTGTCTGCTGTCCTGAACATGCTGGGTGTATCGGTCACCTACAATGCCATGGACCGGGCTACCGGCGAACTGATGCCAACCACCGTGACCATTCAGAGCCTGCTGACAGCAGACGGCATTCGTTTCATGTTTACCAATGCCATCCGCGCCTTTACCGGTCATGCGGCGCTCGGCACCATTCTGGTTGCCATGCTGGGCGTAGGGGTTGCAGAGTCTTCCGGTCTTATCAGCGCCATGCTCAAGCGTGTTGTACTGGCGACACCTAAACGACTGATTACACCTATTCTGGTATTCGCCGGTATTATGTCCAACGTGGCATCCGACGCTGGCTATGTTGTTCTTGTGCCTCTGGGTGCCATTGTCTTTATGAGCTTTGGCCGTCATCCGCTGGCGGGTATTGCGGCTGCATTTGCCGGTGTATCCGGTGGTTTCTCCGCTAACCTGGTGATTGGCTCTATCGACCCCCTGCTGGGTGGTATCACTACTGAAGCGGCACGTATTCTTGACCCGACCTATATGGTGACTCCGGTCGCAAACTATTACTTTATGTTTGTGTCGACGTTCCTGATCACCATCCTGGGTACTTTTGTTACCGATAAGATCGTTGAACCCCGTCTGGGTCAGTATAACGGTGAGATGACGAAACAAGCTGACCAGATGACGCCTGAAGAGCTGAAAGGCCTGAAACGTGCCAAATGGGCTTTCCTGACCCTGGCAGGCATTGTGGCTGCGTTGGTACTGCCAGAATCTGCGCCTCTGCGCGATCCGGCTACTGGCGCCATTCTGGGTAACTCTCCGTTCATGCAGTCCATTATTGTTGTTCTGACGGCTGCTTTCCTGATTCCCGGCATTGCTTACGGTTACGGTGCCAAAACCATTACCAGCCCTGACGATGTCGTTAAAGGCCTGGTGAAGGCAATGTCTTCCATGGGCAGCGTGCTGGTGATTATTTTTGTCTCCGCACAGTTTGTGTCTTACTTTGCCTACTCAAATCTTGGCATTGTGGCGGCGGTTTCCGGTGCAGACATGCTGCATGGCATTGGCTTTACGGGCATTCCGCTGGCAGTGGCCATGGTGGTTCTGGCGGCTGTCACTAATCTGTTTATGGGCGGTGCCAGCTCCAAGTGGCTGATTATGGCTCCGGTGTTTATCCCGATGTTCATGCAGCTGGGCTTCAGCCCTGAATACACCCAGGTGGCTTACCGTATTGGTGACTCCACCACCAACATCATTACACCACTGATGACGTATTTCCCGATCATTGCCAGCTTTGCAGCGCGTTATGAAGAGAAGAATGGTCCAAAAATTGGTATTGGTACTATGATTTCCATGATGATGCCGTACACCTTCTTCTTCCTGGGTGGCTGGATTGTGATGTTTATTATCTGGAGTGTACTGAACCTGCCTCTGAGTCCTGGTGCTGCGATGATGCTGTAA
- a CDS encoding IS1634 family transposase, whose translation MPPIQYRSQVMDHLGLVAGMCKELGIADHIDRRAPKVSDEWNISHGEAVVAMIINGLGFTGQSLHMFPQFFSNKPLDKLIREGIEPEHINDKVLGRTLDELFELGVSKVYFELAIKVATHLKLPCDALNLDGTGFHVDGRYNSEEEVSDEDLNCIRLCKGYSRDHRPDLNQAILLLLTENRAGIPMFMKAASGNVTDKTSFKQVVSEHIKSFKAALNARYFIGDAALYVAETVQELSQQDQLFISRVPLNIGAAKELVQSAPLRSMVEVEGFEHYESVETLSDYAGVVQRWVLFRNNQSQKTEQKTLTRRMQKKSLKEFKELEKLGKKPFCCESDAMEAFKLWQKQSVYCQAEPEIIESPCYKTKGRPADGTVPDHYEYYVTGSCAVAVQTRRDAEASLGCFVLATNDTDTARLDAGELLRTYKSQQQVERGFRFLKSPDFLVSSLYLKKPERIEALLMVMTLCLMVYAAIQHRIRYELKRQSRTFPDMKKKPAQNPTGRWVFLCFDGIHVLSVNGTEKHMVGISERQSTIIFILGSTYQEIYS comes from the coding sequence ATGCCTCCTATTCAATACCGCTCTCAGGTCATGGATCATCTCGGTCTAGTGGCTGGAATGTGCAAAGAGCTGGGCATTGCCGACCATATCGACAGGCGCGCGCCCAAAGTATCTGACGAATGGAACATCTCCCACGGTGAGGCCGTTGTCGCGATGATTATCAATGGCCTCGGCTTTACGGGGCAGTCTCTCCACATGTTCCCTCAGTTCTTCTCCAATAAACCCCTCGATAAACTGATCAGAGAGGGGATTGAGCCCGAGCACATAAACGACAAAGTTCTTGGAAGAACACTGGATGAACTGTTTGAACTGGGTGTCAGTAAAGTCTATTTTGAGCTGGCTATCAAGGTGGCTACGCATCTCAAATTGCCATGTGATGCACTCAACCTTGATGGCACAGGATTTCACGTCGATGGCCGTTATAACAGCGAGGAGGAAGTCAGTGACGAAGACCTCAATTGCATCAGGCTTTGCAAGGGCTACAGCCGAGATCATCGTCCTGATCTGAACCAGGCCATATTGCTCCTGCTGACCGAAAACCGGGCAGGCATTCCGATGTTTATGAAAGCAGCCAGCGGTAATGTGACGGACAAGACCAGTTTCAAACAAGTGGTTTCTGAGCATATAAAGAGCTTCAAAGCGGCACTTAATGCCCGTTACTTCATCGGTGATGCCGCATTGTATGTGGCTGAAACCGTTCAGGAACTGAGTCAGCAGGATCAGTTGTTTATCTCCAGAGTTCCTCTCAACATTGGTGCAGCCAAAGAACTGGTTCAAAGTGCGCCATTGCGCTCAATGGTTGAGGTTGAAGGGTTTGAGCATTACGAATCTGTAGAAACTCTGTCTGACTATGCAGGTGTCGTACAACGTTGGGTACTGTTTCGAAATAATCAAAGCCAGAAAACAGAACAGAAGACACTGACAAGGCGTATGCAGAAAAAGTCCCTGAAGGAATTCAAGGAACTTGAGAAATTGGGCAAGAAGCCATTCTGTTGCGAATCGGATGCCATGGAAGCTTTCAAGCTATGGCAAAAACAGTCCGTATACTGCCAGGCTGAACCTGAGATCATCGAGAGTCCCTGCTATAAAACCAAAGGCCGTCCTGCTGATGGGACAGTTCCCGACCACTATGAATATTATGTGACAGGCTCCTGCGCGGTTGCTGTACAGACTCGTCGTGATGCAGAAGCATCGTTGGGTTGTTTTGTTCTGGCAACCAACGATACAGATACAGCCCGGCTTGACGCTGGCGAACTACTGAGGACGTATAAATCCCAGCAGCAGGTTGAGAGAGGTTTTCGCTTCCTGAAGAGCCCTGATTTTCTGGTGTCTTCACTGTATCTCAAAAAACCTGAGCGTATTGAGGCCCTGTTAATGGTGATGACACTCTGCCTTATGGTCTATGCTGCAATTCAGCATCGAATCCGCTATGAACTGAAAAGGCAGAGCCGAACGTTCCCGGACATGAAGAAGAAACCAGCCCAGAACCCAACGGGCAGATGGGTTTTCCTGTGCTTTGATGGGATTCATGTGCTGTCGGTTAACGGGACGGAGAAACACATGGTTGGAATATCGGAGAGGCAATCGACGATCATTTTTATTTTGGGCTCAACGTACCAAGAAATTTATTCCTGA
- a CDS encoding uracil-xanthine permease family protein: MTETNSLVDDMPLGRQVLMGGQMLFVAFGALVLVPILTGLDPNVAFFTAGVGTLIFQLVTRRSVPIFLASSFAFIAPITFSVGQWGLPATMGGLMAAGFFYVVLSLIVRVRGSGFLYRLFPPVVVGPVIMVIGLGLAPTAISMANGTANPSINETTSIILAGVSLLTTLLVSTVAGGILKLIPILCGVAAGYFTAVFMGVVDFTAMHEAAWIGMPNFSLPEYNIRHSPPYSGINFLVR; this comes from the coding sequence ATGACCGAGACAAACTCTCTGGTAGACGATATGCCACTGGGGCGTCAGGTGCTAATGGGTGGACAAATGCTGTTCGTTGCTTTTGGCGCACTGGTGCTGGTTCCTATCCTGACCGGGCTGGACCCGAATGTAGCCTTCTTTACGGCAGGCGTTGGTACCCTGATTTTCCAGCTGGTCACTCGCCGTAGTGTGCCTATTTTTCTGGCATCTTCTTTTGCGTTTATTGCACCGATTACATTCAGTGTCGGGCAATGGGGGTTACCTGCGACCATGGGCGGCCTGATGGCGGCAGGCTTTTTCTATGTTGTATTGAGCCTGATTGTCCGTGTTCGTGGCAGTGGTTTCCTGTACCGATTGTTCCCACCGGTTGTGGTCGGTCCTGTGATCATGGTGATTGGCCTGGGGCTGGCACCAACAGCCATCAGCATGGCAAACGGAACGGCTAACCCTTCTATCAATGAAACCACCTCCATTATTCTGGCGGGTGTTTCGCTGCTGACAACGTTGCTGGTGTCGACAGTGGCGGGTGGTATTCTGAAGTTAATCCCCATTTTATGCGGTGTTGCGGCTGGTTATTTTACGGCTGTTTTTATGGGCGTTGTAGACTTTACCGCCATGCACGAAGCCGCATGGATTGGCATGCCAAACTTCAGCCTTCCGGAATATAACATCCGTCATTCACCACCCTATTCAGGAATAAATTTCTTGGTACGTTGA
- the upp gene encoding uracil phosphoribosyltransferase: MSVQEIKHPLVQHKLGIMRTRDISTKGFRTLANEVGSLLTYEATKDLELEDVTISGWAGDVQVQQIKGKKITIVPILRAGLGMMDGVLDLVPSARVSVVGLYRDEETLEPVPYFEKLVKDIDERMALVLDPMLATGGSMIATIDMLKKAGCQEIRCLVLVAAPEGIEKLLEAHPDVKLYTASVDDCLNEHGYIMPGLGDAGDKIFGTK; this comes from the coding sequence ATGAGTGTACAGGAAATTAAGCACCCTCTGGTACAGCATAAGCTGGGTATTATGCGTACGCGTGATATCAGCACCAAGGGTTTTCGTACCCTGGCAAATGAAGTAGGTTCACTGCTGACTTACGAAGCGACCAAAGATCTGGAGCTGGAAGATGTCACCATTAGTGGCTGGGCAGGTGATGTTCAGGTCCAGCAGATCAAAGGCAAGAAAATTACCATCGTACCTATCCTGCGAGCCGGATTGGGGATGATGGACGGTGTTCTGGACCTCGTTCCAAGCGCTCGGGTCAGCGTTGTTGGTCTGTACCGTGACGAGGAAACTCTGGAACCAGTACCTTACTTTGAGAAGCTGGTAAAAGATATTGATGAGCGTATGGCTCTGGTGCTGGACCCGATGCTGGCTACAGGCGGTTCTATGATTGCGACCATTGATATGCTGAAAAAAGCGGGCTGTCAGGAAATTCGCTGTCTGGTTCTGGTAGCTGCACCTGAAGGTATCGAAAAACTGCTGGAAGCGCATCCGGATGTAAAACTGTACACTGCTTCAGTGGATGATTGCCTGAATGAGCATGGCTATATTATGCCGGGGCTGGGTGATGCCGGAGACAAGATCTTCGGAACCAAATAA
- a CDS encoding hypoxanthine-guanine phosphoribosyltransferase gives MSVDLDHIRQVRDEADCLYNEQQIEEAIASMGKAITEQLSDSNPLVYCVMNGGLVITGKLMTHLQFPLEASYVHATRYRNQLTGGQLNWKVRPTQDMKGRTVVVVDDILDEGHTLEAIVDFCKEQGAEKVLTAVLIDKNHDRKARPGMKADFCGLEIEDRYIFGYGLDYQGYWRNANGIFALKGH, from the coding sequence ATGTCTGTTGATCTAGATCATATCCGGCAAGTTCGTGACGAAGCTGACTGTCTCTACAATGAGCAGCAGATTGAAGAAGCTATTGCCAGCATGGGTAAAGCCATCACCGAACAGCTGAGTGACAGCAACCCGCTGGTTTACTGTGTGATGAACGGTGGTCTGGTCATCACCGGCAAACTGATGACCCACCTGCAATTCCCTCTGGAAGCATCCTACGTGCATGCAACCCGCTACAGAAACCAGCTGACTGGCGGGCAGCTGAACTGGAAAGTGCGCCCAACCCAGGACATGAAAGGTCGTACCGTTGTGGTGGTTGATGATATTCTTGACGAAGGTCACACTCTGGAGGCCATCGTTGACTTCTGTAAAGAACAGGGCGCCGAGAAAGTACTGACTGCCGTTCTGATCGATAAGAATCACGACCGTAAGGCTCGCCCTGGCATGAAAGCCGACTTCTGCGGCCTGGAAATCGAAGACCGTTACATCTTCGGTTACGGTCTGGACTATCAGGGCTACTGGCGTAATGCTAACGGCATCTTTGCCCTGAAAGGTCACTGA